The following are from one region of the Rhizobium etli 8C-3 genome:
- a CDS encoding aquaporin, whose amino-acid sequence MKKYVCEFFGTFTLVFLGCGTLLYMRQEVGLLGVALAFGTTVVAMAYTIGPVSGAHLNPAVSLGFLVSRRLRVWDFLAYVSAQCAGAIAAAGTLYLIAMNKVGGYDITLEGFAQTGWVVYGWRAAFLFEFIATFLFVTVFLKCTAGRGAVARLAIGLALVAIHLGGITVSGSSVNPARSIGPALFAGGAALSQLWLYICAPMLGAIAAGLLQLRGIVASSEPQSLRQFESREMTSDISSPVSFFRHRRRGIPKRESH is encoded by the coding sequence TCTTCCTCGGCTGCGGCACATTGCTTTATATGCGTCAAGAGGTGGGCCTGTTGGGTGTCGCTTTAGCCTTCGGGACGACCGTGGTTGCAATGGCCTACACGATTGGCCCAGTCTCGGGCGCGCATCTCAATCCGGCGGTCAGCCTGGGTTTCCTCGTGTCGCGCCGATTGAGAGTGTGGGACTTTCTCGCGTATGTCTCCGCCCAATGTGCAGGAGCTATCGCGGCGGCAGGCACGCTCTACCTTATCGCTATGAACAAGGTCGGCGGTTACGATATCACCCTAGAAGGTTTCGCCCAAACCGGCTGGGTAGTCTACGGATGGAGAGCTGCGTTCCTATTCGAGTTTATCGCCACGTTCCTGTTCGTAACTGTATTCCTCAAATGCACGGCTGGACGCGGCGCTGTTGCACGATTGGCGATTGGACTTGCCTTAGTTGCGATCCACCTTGGCGGTATCACCGTTTCGGGTTCTTCTGTGAATCCAGCACGATCGATCGGCCCAGCACTTTTCGCAGGAGGGGCGGCACTCTCTCAACTCTGGCTTTATATATGTGCGCCAATGCTCGGCGCTATTGCGGCCGGCCTTCTTCAGCTCAGGGGGATCGTCGCGTCAAGCGAGCCGCAAAGTCTGCGCCAATTTGAATCGCGCGAAATGACCAGCGACATATCCAGCCCGGTTTCATTCTTTCGCCACCGAAGGAGAGGTATCCCAAAAAGGGAAAGCCACTGA